In a single window of the Streptacidiphilus sp. P02-A3a genome:
- a CDS encoding class I adenylate-forming enzyme family protein yields MDEVLLSGPDREVALHLGQPVERVELRRLVAAEQARYQEAGLLPGGGLALRLPPSLGCIVAMLAGWRSGAQVALLDYRLTTHEVGRAIARLSPQLVVEPEQEVTGKLRGYVDIRTRVTPLRGGHQVAATDHALLQLSSGSTGPSKVIGRRVDSLLEEIDRYARLDGFPQRGERTVVLASIVHVLGLVGGLLYGLASGTQVVLPGTQTLEGILKAVAAGPEPTTLLGVPSQTSLLATARNPPRLPQLRRMVTGGELLNDQVRERFTTGYGAQLGAMYGMTEAGVIATDLSGATSPGLTPVSGMRVRVADGQILLGLPDSPYVGLEDPARYRDGWLHTKDAGSLDEATGLLTVHGRLDSQVSIGGLKVDLSEVEALIRALPGVTDAVVVHEAGIQAYVTVREEVTSQGLADTLATRLAPYKRPRTLHLLSELPRTATGKPVRNAQVLQAAARQPAAR; encoded by the coding sequence GTGGACGAGGTCCTGTTATCCGGGCCGGACCGCGAGGTCGCCCTGCACCTGGGGCAGCCGGTGGAACGGGTGGAACTGCGTCGGCTGGTCGCGGCGGAGCAGGCCCGCTACCAGGAGGCCGGTCTGTTACCCGGTGGCGGCCTCGCGCTGCGGCTCCCGCCCTCCCTCGGCTGCATCGTCGCGATGCTGGCCGGCTGGCGCAGCGGAGCCCAGGTGGCCCTGCTGGACTACCGGTTGACCACCCACGAGGTCGGTCGGGCGATCGCCAGGCTGAGCCCGCAACTGGTGGTCGAGCCGGAGCAGGAGGTCACCGGCAAGCTCCGCGGCTACGTCGACATCCGCACCCGGGTCACCCCGCTGCGTGGCGGCCACCAGGTCGCCGCCACCGATCACGCGCTGCTCCAGCTGAGCTCGGGATCGACCGGACCCTCCAAGGTGATCGGCCGCCGCGTCGACAGCCTGCTGGAGGAGATCGACCGCTACGCGCGGCTGGACGGCTTCCCACAGCGTGGCGAGCGCACGGTCGTACTGGCCTCCATCGTCCACGTGCTGGGCCTGGTCGGCGGCCTGCTCTACGGGCTGGCCAGCGGTACCCAGGTGGTGCTGCCCGGCACGCAGACCCTGGAAGGCATACTCAAGGCCGTCGCGGCCGGCCCCGAACCCACCACCCTGCTGGGCGTGCCCTCGCAGACCTCGCTGCTGGCCACTGCCCGGAACCCGCCCCGGCTGCCGCAGCTGCGCCGGATGGTGACCGGCGGCGAACTGCTCAACGACCAGGTGCGGGAACGATTCACCACCGGCTACGGCGCGCAACTCGGCGCCATGTACGGGATGACCGAGGCCGGGGTCATCGCCACCGACCTGAGCGGCGCCACCAGCCCCGGACTCACCCCGGTGTCCGGGATGCGGGTCCGGGTGGCCGACGGCCAGATCCTGCTCGGCCTGCCGGACTCCCCGTACGTCGGCCTGGAGGACCCGGCCCGCTACCGGGACGGCTGGCTGCACACCAAGGACGCGGGCAGCCTCGACGAGGCCACCGGCCTGCTCACGGTGCACGGACGGCTGGACTCCCAGGTGTCCATCGGCGGCCTGAAGGTGGACCTCTCCGAGGTCGAGGCGCTGATCCGGGCACTGCCCGGGGTCACCGACGCGGTGGTGGTGCACGAGGCCGGTATCCAGGCCTACGTCACCGTCCGCGAGGAGGTCACCTCGCAGGGCCTGGCCGACACGCTGGCCACCCGGCTCGCCCCCTACAAGCGCCCCCGTACGCTGCACCTGCTGTCCGAGCTGCCGCGCACCGCGACCGGGAAGCCGGTCCGCAACGCGCAGGTGCTCCAGGCGGCCGCGCGGCAACCGGCCGCCCGGTGA